Sequence from the Pedobacter sp. D749 genome:
CGGTACCAGAGGCATCACTAAACCCAACTTTTTCGGTATTCACCAGTTCAGCTATCATTTCCACAGGTATATTCAGCACAATTTTATGGTTAGCAAAATCAGCGGTGAGTGTCTCCTCGTTTGTTCTTCTGATGGCGTATTCCAGCGAATGGCTTGCAAAGTGGGTAAACTCAGAAAGAAAACCCACCGTACCCAATGTGCTAACGTCTGATTTGGTTAAACGGTACCTTATCGAATTGCCTTTGATTCTAATTTTCATGTGATATAGGGATTAATATACGCTCATTTGTGGTGTAAATATTGAACCTGTCTTCCCGGAGAAAGCCCAGAAGGGTTATTCCAAATTCGGAAGCCAGTTCTACAGCAAGGCTGGAGGGTGCACCAATTGCGGCCACAATGGAAATACCTGCCATTGCTGCTTTTTGAATCAGTTCAAAACTAGCCCTTCCGCTTAAAAGTAATATACCTTGGTTTAAAGGGAGCAGATCACCAGCTAGTGCTGCACCAATCAATTTATCTAAAGCATTATGCCGACCAACATCCTCCCGGAGCAATAACAGCTCGCCTTCCATTGTAAAAAGGCCTGATGCATGAATGCCTCCCGTTACTGCAAAATTTTGTTGTGCAGCCCTGAGCTGGTTGGGCAGTGTATACAATACCTCCGGCAACAAAGTTATTTCCTGCTCATCAGCAGAATTCGAATAAGGGCATACTGTTCTGATAGCTGCTATAGATCCTTTGCCACAAACCCCGCAGCTCGAGGTGGTGTAAAAGTTACGGTCAGATTTTAAAAGATCAGGAATAAAACCTTCTATTAATTCCACACCGATTATATTTTCTTTATTAAGTTCGCATGGCATGATCAAATGGCTTATATTTTCAACCTGATCCTTACCGGAGATAATGCCTTCAGTAAATAAAAAACCAAGTGCGAGTTCTAAATCCTGACCGGGGGTCCGCATCGTTACAGAAATATTCTTTTGCGTCCTGTTATTTTCCGCACCATATATGATCCTGATTTCCAATGGCTCTTCAACTGAAAGCGTATCAAGCGCTGGAGCGGCAATAGCACCTGAAACTTTTCTCACAGGCATGTGCCTGATCGATAACGATGGAGTATCCCTCATAAATATGTTGGTAAATCAGAAAAAAATTAAGAGCCTGTCTAAAATTAAATAAAATTTAATTCATATGCCAGTCTGAGCGTAGTCGAATATCATTTCAACGCATTAATAAAGCAATCGGCTACGCTAGCAACTCCACATTGGATAGATCTTATAAGAAAGGTCGTCATTGCAATGACGATGCATTGTTTTGAAAAATTGATTTCAGGTAGCTGGTATTGGCGGTGAAATTATATTTTACGTTTGTAGGTTGTTTGGCATCGCGGCTTCGTTCTACCACCAGCCAACCTTTCCAGCCCAAATCATCAAGTGTCTCTTTTACTTTATGGAGATCGATTTTCGGATCGTTTTGTAACCAAAGCCCATCTTCATTGGTCGCATGGATTTGAACAATATTTTTTTTGCCCAAAATTCTAAGCTCTTGATGTAAATCTCTACCATTTTTTATCGCATTAGAGAAATTGAAATAACTTTTAACATGTTTGCAATCAATATCTTTTAACAGTTGTAACTCACCTTTTGCATCTAAAGCACTTTCAATTCCAATAGTAACTCCGGCTCTGGCAGCCATTTTTCCAGCAACTTTTAACCGCTCCACAATAGGTTCGCGGAGTTCTGGGTTTTTAACTAGATCTCCCTGAATACCCAATGGAAGAAAGACCACTTTAATATTCATTGCTTTAGCGGTATCTAAACAGTCCTGAATCATTTTCTGATAAGTTGGTCGTTTGGCAAATGATTGCGCATAAAAACCAGTCATCGCTAAGGAACAGATTTCAAGGTTTAATTCTTTTGCCTTATCCAGGTACTCCTGTCTGATTTTTGGATCGGCTAGTTTATTGTCGAACGTTTCCCGAGCGCCTAAGCCACCCATGTCAATTTCCAGTCCATCAGCACCGATTTCTTTTGCAAGCGGCAAAGCACTGATTTTCTGACGCTTCAAAATCATTAAATCGATGACAGCAACTTTAAAATGTCCCTTTTTCTCTGCTGCTAAAAGCAATTGACCGGGAATCATTAAACTACCTGTTAACAAGGCCATGCTACCAATAAAAGATCTTCTATTTTGATGTTGCATATCCAATTATTTGCTTGTACTTAATGGGAATAACTTCTCCAGGTTTTCGAAGCCCATTACCGCATTTTTAGGGAGTTTTTCGCCCTTATCACCAAAAACATATAAGGCATTTTCTTTTTCGATGGTTACTTTACTTTCAGCATATTTACCGGTCTTATCTTTAACGGCGACAGCATTTAATTTGAAGTTTTTGATTAGAAAATCGTATAACGCAGTACGTTTATTGATCCCAAAATCGTGCTTTTCATAAGGAAGATGAACATTCTCGACTTTATCTTTAGCACCATAATAACTGTACATTTTTTGCAGGTAAGGAAAATCGTGTTCAGGTGTATGTGCCGTCCAATCGCCACCGTCTGACACCAATAATTGCGGACGTGGAGCTGCCATTGCCGCTAACTCTACGTTATCGGTTCCACCACCACATTGATGAATAGGCATTCCACTTTCGCAAGGACAACCGCCATAAAAGTATGATGACATGGCAACCACTGGAGCACTTAATTTAATGCGGTCGTCCATGGCGGTCATTAAAATAGAATGACTTCCGGCACCCGATCCACCGCTGATTCCGATCCGGTTGATATCTGTTTCTTTTAGCGCACTGAAATAATCCAAAATTCTGATACCGCCTAAAGTTTGAACGGTTTGGGCCAGGCTTTTACGGTGATCTTCATATTTAAACTGCAACATGGATTCGCCCCATGCAAACAAATCGTAACTAAAGGCAATTGCCCCCATTTTGGCAATCATGGCGCAACGGATCTGGCAATCGGGCCGGTAACGTTGTTTTTCCCAATGTCCGTCCGGACTAAGTACAACAGGAATTTTTCCTTTAAACTTCAATGGTTTGTATAGTGAACCGTTAATCCATACGCCGGGTAAAATTTCTAATGCAATGTTCTCTACCGAATAGCCATCGAAAATTCTTTTTGCCGTTACAATCGGTTTTGAATTTGGTTTTGCAGGTAATGGCGATAGCAGTAAGGCTTTGTACAGTTCGGGCTTAATTTCTGCTTTACGTTTTTCCCAACTTGCCCGATCATGATATTTTGTAGCCAATTGGTCTAAGTATGCCCAACCATCCTGCACTTCCCAACGGTAATATTCATATTCCTTTAATTTGTAAACGCCGGGTTTTTCTTTGTTTACCTTCATATCCAAAGGTGTAAGCACATTCGTAAGTGTTTCGTCTACATCAGCCCTGAAACGCCAATCGGCATAGTTTACCCATTTATCTTTTACCTGAGGTTCTGAGTATTTGATTTGTACTTTAAAACGTGTTTGGATTTCTTTTAAAACATCAACAAGCGGTTTTTTATAGCGGTTATCGGTGTTTTGGCTTTGGGCGGAAAGATTATTTACAGCCGATATATATGCAATAAATAATATAGCAAAATATCTAAGCACCCTGCCCGTCATTGCGAGTGCTGATTTTTCATCAGCCGAAGCAATCTTTCTTGACAGGATAGATTGCCGCGTCGTGCCTCCTCGCAATGACGATCGACAAAATCTCAAAATGATGTTTCTAATTATATCTATCATTTTACCCTTCCTCATTTTTAGTTTCATTAATCACTGGTGCAGTATAACCTTTCAGTTTAGGCCAGATTCCATTTTTAATTTTCTTCAATTTCAACTTTGATGGATCTACCACTACATGTTTAATTTTTTCTCTTCTCCAGGTGTAAATGAAGTGCAACATACCATCAGCAGTTTGAATAACAGCTGGATAGGAATACTGGCTGATCGGTGAATCTTCCAAAATTAAAGCTGCAGACCATTCTTTGCCATCTTTGGAAACGGAAACATTTAATGGTGTTCTTGCACCTTTAGCCAGATCACCCGGAGGTAAAACATGGTTGTACACCAATACCTGGCGACCATCTTTCATGGTTACGGCATCTGTACCGGAATTGTTATTTGGCAAGGTGGTTTTGGTTAATGCCGACCAGGTTTCGCCATTATCATTAGACCATGCTTCTACAATTGCGCGGTTGGCAGTTCTGGCTAAAATCTGTAACTTTCCGTTTCCATACTGCAAAATACTGGGTTGAATGGCTTTAATACCGTTTTCAGGAAGAGGGCCAACTGTTCTCCAGGTTTTACCGTTGTCTTTTGTTACTTCAAAATGGATTTTCCAGCCGTCACCCTCTTTGCTTGATGGCGCGAATAAATTTTCGTTGCTCAATAAAACGGGTTTATTTTTTACAGGGCCAATATATCCATCGGGTAATTTGGTGGCTTCAGACCAGGTTTTCCCACCATCTTTTGAAGTTTTCATCATGCCCCACCACTCAGATGGTTTTGGGCCAATTTTATAAAACAGTAACAAATCTCCACCAGGAACCTGGTATAAAACCGGATTCCACGTTGGTAATCTTTTACCATCAGGTTGAATGCCATTGGCAACCGAGAACGGTGCTAACCATTTACCATCTACAAAGCGGCTGATGTAGATTTCTACATCGGGATTTCGTTCTTTTGTGCCGCCAAAAAATGAAGCGACTAAACCTGTCGGTGTTTCTGCTATTGTAGCTGAGTGGCACGAGGGAAATGGTGCTTTGTCGTACAAAAACTCTTGTTTTACGATTCCTTTTTGCCATTTCTCTACCTGGGCATTAGCACAAATTGTGATTGCGAAAATTAGATTGATGGTGATGTATATTTTTCTTTTAAACATAATGTTTTTTTGTTAACCAACTATTTATGAACGGTCGTTATTCCCAGCTTGACTGGGAATCTTAATGTGCTGGCAAGGCATTTATTTTGCTTTAAGATTCCCGCCTGCGCGAGAATTACGATATGGTTGAGGGAACCGCCTACTGTTTCTGTTTCGCTGCTTTCTCTTCCTTTATTTTCTTAGTATAGGCACTATAAAGTGTTCTCCAGCTACGACCATTATTGTTCAGCATTTGCTCTGATTTTGTTTTGTAAATCTCGAAAATGGCTGAAATTTGTTTCATGTTTTTATAATCTACAGCTTGCTCGCGGGCTTGTTTTAAGAAAGATAAAATTTTTGCTTCTTCATCTGCCGTTAAATCAGGAACGATTGCTTTATAACCTTTCATCGTAAAATCAACCTTTCCGATGGTGTATTTATCCAGAATGGTTTCCAGCTGTTCTGGTGTGAGGTTTTTTCTTAAGTCGTTTATTAAAGATTGATGCACAGTTGAAGGCATGGCAGAATCGGCAATAATTTGTTTATCCAGATCGCTTAATTTGTTTCCTGTAACCGGATTTATTCCATCAGGAACAGTTGAAGATGGATGATCGTTGTGCCAATATCTAACGGTGGTTAAATGAACCATGATGGCATTTTCTACCGCAGATTTTTTAGTAGCATCGGTTAAATTCAATGCAGCCACCCATTCTTTTGCCTTGGTTAAAATTTCTTCGGGCACCACAACATCTTTAGTTTGACTGAAGGTATTTACTGTGGTTAGTAGTAACGTCAGCAGCATAAATGGTTTTAAAAATTTTCTCATAATTGTATTTTAATTTCTGTTTCGGTTCGTGAAGACACAAACCGAGGCCTGTACCTGTAATCTTCTTTCGCCATGGTTCGTGTCACCACTAACCATTGTTTCATTTCCGCTCCACCACAAAAGCATAATCACCCGAGCCAATTTCATAAACAGCCCTATTTTGCTCCATTTTTATAAATTTTAAATCTTTAACCGATTTTATCTTTTCTGAAACTTCATTTTTGTTATTTGCAGGAATATACACCATTGCCGTAGTATTTGCGGGTATGGTTACATTCCATTTAAATTGATCGGCTGTTTTGGTATAACTACTTTTGATTGAGCCATAAACCGAATTGAAGCTCGCATTTACCGAATTTAAGCCGTTAATCATCTCTGGCTTCATGATGATCTTTTTAAAAGCTGCACTTTCTGATTTTATTCCAGCCAGATTTTCATAATACCAGATCAGTAAGTCACCAAGCATCATCACGTGGTTCTGCGAATTCATTTTCGGATCGGCAGTATTTCCATTCCAGAGTTCCCAAATGGTAGTTGCGCCGTTATCTACCATGTAACCCCAACTTGGATACGTTTTTTGTGTCGCTATGGTATAAGCCAAATCTGGTCGACCATAATCGTTTAAACAGCGCATTAACCACTGAATTCCCACTAAACCATTGCTCAAATGACCTTTGTTTGTCACTTCAACCGTATAAGTAATGTTCTTAAAAACCTGATCTACTTTATTTTGCGGAACCATCCCGAAGTAAAGCGGAATGATGTTATCAGTTAGCGCATTCGTAGCATAATAGCCTTGATCGTTATAATATTTCTGGTTGAAAGCGTCTTTGATTTTATTCCCCAGAAGCTCATATGCTTTTATATCTTCCTCATTCTTGCTTACCTTAGCAAATTGTATCATCAACTGGGTGAAATGATAATAATAAGCTGTCGAAATCAATTCTGATGGATACTTTTTATCTGCGCTTTTACCACGACCAAATTCGATGGTAATGGGTGGCATACACCAATCGCCGTAACTATCTTTCGTTAAAATGTAATCTTTCATGTAACGGTCTTGCATGTAAGCCAGCCACTTTTTCATGGCCGGATAGTTGTCCCGTACGGCAGAAACATCACCAGTTTGTTTGTATAACATTTCGGTAACTAAAAGCATTGCTCCAGGCCAGGTCATGTTATCGCTGTAATAACGCCAAAACGCCGGTGCAACATCCGGAATAGCACCATCTTCCTTTTGCGAATTCCGGATATCCTGCAGCCATTTTGCATAAAACCTGCCGTTATCAAAAAGGAAACTTTCTCCGTAAGCCACAGCGCCCCTATCGCCCAACCAAGGCATGCGTTCGTTACGTTGCGGACAATCAACCGGAATCCCCTTGTAACTTCCGGCAATTCCCCACCAGGCATTTTTGAAAATCTGATTGGTCAGCGCATCCGAAGTTTCGAAGGTTCCGACCGTTTTGATGTTATCGTAAATCATTTTGCCAACGAAATCGTTCAGTGATGGCTGGTAAGGATATCCTGAAAGTTCTACGTATCTAAACCCGCGGTAAGTAAACGTAGGTTCCCAGGTTTCTAATTCGCCACCTTTTAGGGTGTATAAATCGGTACATTTTGCATTGCGAAGATTAGCAGTAAAGAGTTCGCCATTATCTTGTAAAGATTCTGCAAAACGCATTTTGATCTGTTTGCCTTTTACACCTTTTACCTTGATTTGCAACCAACCTACCATGTTTTGACCCATATCCAAAATATATCGGCCACCGGAAAGTTTGGTGATTGAAACAGGCTTAATGGTATTCATCACCTTCATATTTTCATTTATCTGGGCCTCAATGGTTCCGGTTGGTTCTTGTACAAATTCTGCTTTCGCCCATTTGCTATCATCAAAACCTACCTTATTCCAGCCTGAAGCTTCTTTTGTAGCATCATATTCTTCGCCGTCATATTCGTTATTGGCTCTGATCGGCCCATCCGTTGTACCCTTCCAGCTATCATCGGTATCAATATTCGCTGTTGTTCCGTCAGTATAAACAATGTTGATGTTCATGAGCATTTTTGGAAAACCAAACGTTTTAATTTTATATGGCTTTTCATTCTGGCGCATCGCGAAAAAACGGCCATTTCCAAGTATTGCGCCAACTGCATTTTTACCATTCTGAAGGTAACCGGTTACATCGTAAGTGTTATATTTAACATTTCTGCTGTAATCGGTTGGCGATGGAGACAATACATCTTCCCCAACTTTTTTGCCGTTGATGTAGAGTTCATACAAACCCAAACCTATGATAGACGCTGTAGCCGATTTAATCTGTTTTGCACACTGAAACTCCTTTCTAAAATATCGTGCAGATAAACGGGAATCAGTTTTAATGTTATCCCATGGGAAAGCCCGGTCGAAACCAATCCAACCTTTTGGCCAATCTTTGTAATAAAGCAAACCCATGGAGAAAGAGTTGTTAGCCGACCAATCACTTTGGCCAGCAGTTGTCCAAACTTTAACCTTCCAGTAGGCTTTCATACGGCTTCTTAGTGCCATACCGTTATAGCCTACATGGATAGATTCTTGTTCGTTAACCTTTCCTGAGTCCCATAAATCGCCCTCATTTGCCTTTAATTTTTCTGCCGATGATGAAACTAAAATTTGATAAGCGGTTTGCAGTACATTACGCTCATTGGAAATGATATGCCAGGCAAAGCGAGGTTTTACAACATCAATTCCCAACGGATTTTCGAGCATTTCGCAGGTGGTATGCTGAAACGAGACTTGCGCCATCACCTTTGTAAAGGATAGAAAGCAAATGCTGATGATCGCTATGTAGAGTTTAATGTTCATTATACTTCGTATATGATTACACCGATTGTTGGATTGCACAGATTATATTATTTTTTTAAAAAAATTCGTCATTGCAGAGCTGGGCCTGAGCGAGCTGAAGCAATCTTTTTTGCTAATGTAATTGTGCTTCATAATTCCTTTATTGAGATTGCTTCGTCGTTCCTCCTCGCAATGACGAACTATGGAGTGAAAAATCAAAATACAAAGTCATATTCAATGCCCTATCCGGATCTTTATCAAAATCATAATAAATATTTTTCATTCCCATTGGCCCTGTTGTTTCTGGTTTTTGGGTTTTAGTACCAATTGCCGAAATCGCATTCATAAAGGAAATATCACCATCCGGAAATGTCGGACTCATGTTATCATATTCTGTATCTTTCGATTTTTTCGGTGTAAATAACCTTAAAAAAATATCTTCCTGATCGGTTACAACTTTGAATGATTGTTGCTTGCCAATAAATTCGCACCAGTACATATTTGAATAATAGCCTTTAAATTCAGGGTACTGCCAGGGTGCTTCACCTGTTGCCGAATTGTTATAATCATTTTTCCAAATACCAAAAGTTGTGCCTTTAATTCTGTTTTTCCAAACGCGGTATGGTCCGTTTCCTTTATATTCAACTGCTTTGATTTCTGTTTCAGGATAAGAAAAGTTAAGTCCAACAAAAGTGGTAAAGTAATCTGATGGAAAATATTTTACCTCCATTTTTAACCATCCTGACGGATAAATCGTCCACTGTAGCGTATTCCAGCTTTCCTTTTTATCAAATTTGGATGAAATCACTAAGTTCTCGCCATCCATTTTCTGAGTAAAACCTTTAAAGTTATTTACACCCTCCTGCAAAATAGGACCATTAGAAAAAGGTATTATCCCTTTAGCATTCCTGGCCTTTTGCAACAAACCAGTTATTTTGTCGAAAGTCAGATCAATACCGTTAGCAGATACCTGATAAACTTTTGCATCCTCTTTAACATTTACTTTTGAGGAACCTGTTTTTATAACGATTTTCTCTGCATCATCCTTAGGCAGCGTAATCGGGAAACTCCAGGTAAATAATTCTTTTCCATCAGGTGCATTAGCGGTGAGATAAAGTGCATCGAAGCTTCTCCAATCTGCTGGAAGATTAACCTGTAATTTTCCTTTTTCAAAAGGTTTGATGTTTGGCGCATCGGCTTTGCCAGATTTAAATGCTGCATCATCCCCAACTTTTAGTTTCTTCAATTTCCAGTTAAAAGTACATTGATTGAGGTTAGTAAATGCATAACGGTTTTCTAATGTAAACGAACCGTCAAATCCAGCAGTCATTTCTCTTTTTTCTACAAAAACAGGACTCCAGACTTCTTTAATGGTGAAAAAACTGCCTTCTTTTTCGTGGTAAGGTCCAACAATTCCATCAGGGCCATGGTTTCCGTCAGTATCTAATTCGCCGCTTTTATCGGTACGCACCACCGCCTGATCGGCAAAATCCCAAAGGAAACCACCAGCCGAAAGCGGATTGTTCCACATGGCATTCCAGTAATCTTCAATGCCTGCACCGTGACCGCCGTCCCACATACCATGCAGAAACTCTGTAGGCATTAAAATGTTGTGGCCGTGATCGTAGTTGCCAATTCCGTAATTAAACTCACGGTAATGTGTGGTTTCAAACCCATTAAAAACCTCCCAAGGATGAATTAAAGGTCTTTTTTGAAGATCTTCTTCAGCAAAAAGGTGATCGAGTTCGCGATTGTGTCCACCTTCGTTTCCATTTGCCCAAAATATAATTGATGGATGATTTTCATCATTCAGCATCATTTCTTTCATCAACTTCGTTCCCGTTGGCGTATCATAAGTGCCATGCCAGCCAGCCAGTTCATCCATTACAAATAAGCCGAGCGAATCGCAAACATCCAAAAAATGACCATCAGGCGGATAATGCGACATTCGAACGGCATTCATATTCATCTCTTTCATTAGTAAAACATCGGCAATGCTGATTTTTTTACTGGTTGTTCTACCGGATGACGGGTAAAATGAGTGACGGTTTACACCTTTGAATTTCATTTTTACACCATTGATGTAAACACCATCACGTTCTTTTACTTCAATTGTTCTAAAACCAATCTTTTTTGAAACCTGGTGAACCACTTTGCCATTTTTGATCAAGGCAAAGTTTGCAGTGTACAAGTTTGGAAACTCTGACGACCATAATGCCGGATTCGAAAACTGATGATTCAACTTTACACTTTTACTTCCCTTTTTTATTGGAGTGGTAAATCTATTACCGAATCTTTTTCCATCTTTCCCTAAAAGCTCCACCTCAACTTTATCTGCATCACCAGTATAATTTAATTGCGCATTTAAACTGCCATCAGCTCTGGCATCGATCTGAATCCGATTGATATGATTTTGCGGCAGCGATTCGAGATAAACAGTTCTGAAAATACCACCAAAGATCCAGAAATCGGCCTTACGTTCAGCTTCATTAACAGATTGATTTGCAGAATGCTTGGATACTTTTACTTCAAGTAAATTATCGGCACCAAATTTAATCAGTTTGGAAATGTCGTATTTAAAAACATAAAATGAACCCTGATGGATCTCTCCCGCCAACTGACCATTAATTTTGACTTCGGTATCGGTCATTGAGCCTTCAAAAACGACATTAATTTCCTTATTTTTCCAGGCAGAGGGAACCTTAAATTTGTACTTGTAAAGACCTTGTTCCTTGCCTTTATTTTCCTCTTTGTTAAAGCCATAATTATATTTCCCGAAACCTTGTAATTCCCAGTTTGAGGGCACTGGAATGGTAGTCCATTTACCAGAATTTGCTCCAGCTGTACAGAAGAAATCCCAGTTAACGGTATTATCATTTCCGGTTCCCGATAGGTATAATTTCTCTGTTTGCTGTGCTTTTAGCGAGCAGAATAGGGTTGTTAAACACAAGAAAAGTATAAATCTGCGTTTCATTAATTGGTTTTAAAAGTTTTAGTTAGTGGATTATCGGTACGGAAAGGTAAGGCAGGTAAACCATTGCTATAAAAGTTCCCTGAAGGGTTTTCCGTCCAATTATAACGCACGGCAACCGGTGTTTCAATTTCTTTTGAAGAAACGATAACCTTTCCATCTTTTACGACAACATCAGCATTCACAAATTTCCCGTCGTTTCCTGCAATGGTAAAACCGGTAATCGGACTAGACGAAGTTGCTTTTAAGTTATCGAAGTCCAATAAAGCTTTTCCATTTTTAAATGAAACTGATTTATAAATAGGTCCTGAAAAATCATTTTTTCGAAGGTAAGTTTTAGCTAAAGCCCAAAGCGCCAACCTTCTGCCTACCTCCCATTTGTATGTTGGGTGCAAATCTTCATTCGAGTCGGTTAAATCGTTTGTAGAAATCATCCCAGTGTTTGGCAAACGCAATAATTGTGTTTGTGCTTCCCAAAATTCGGGTTCTGTATTTTCATCAACAGGTACCTTACCTTTGGTTTTGGAGTAGTTAAAAGGCGCAATCTGAACATAATAAAATGGTAGATCGTTTTCTTTCCAGGCTTTCCTCCAGCTATTGATTAATACTTTCATTTTATAAGCATAGCTGATTTTCTCGTTCAGAAAACAATTGGTCTCGCCCTGATACCAAAGAAATCCGCGGATTTTAAATTGAGTTAAAGGTTCGATCATGGTCGGATAAAATTTACCGGGATCGTTACCCACTTTTTGATTTCTGAAATAATCCTCTTGTTCAAATGCATTTTCTGAAATCCAAGGTTCAATTGCACTTCCTGGAATGGCTGAAGAGATCATCCCAACAGGGATACCCAATTTTCCCTGAACTTCCTTTGCGTAGAAATAACCGACAGCTGAAAAAGCACGTAAAGCTGAATCTTTGGCTTCACTCCAGCTTTTATGGACAGAATCAGGTTTGATCAAAGTTTTGCGGTTAACCAGGAAAATTCTGATCTGATTATTCTTTGCTTTTGCCACTTCATCAGATGGGAAACCTAGTTTTTCATTCTTTGGTTTTGGGATCTTGGCCAGTTTGCGCATGGCGTATTCCATATTCGATTGACCGGAGCATACCCAAACTTCGCCTACCAGAATATTAGTAAGTTCAATCTTATTTGAGCCACTGATGGTCATGGTTTGAGGTTTTGTAGCTGTTTTTAATTGAGCTAAAACTACTCGCCAGTTTCCGTTTTTATCCGCAAGAGCTTCTTTTTTCTGGCCTGCAAACGTTACTTCTACTTTTTCGCCTGGTGAAGCATAACCCCAGATATTGATGGGCTTTTCGCGCTGCAAAACCATATTACTCGATAAAATTTGAGGTAGGAGGATTTTTGCGTTGGCGGAGAAGGAAAAAAGTGAAAGTAATGTCGTTATCGCCGTCATTGCGAGGAGGAACGACGAAGCAATCCTTCTAGCCTTTTGAAAAGATTGCTTCGCTTCGATGAAAAATCGAAAGCTCGCAATGACGATATATCTTAAAAACTTAACCATACTAAAATCCCTCCGTTTTTAAATACTTAATCGAATAAACAGCTTCCTTTTTCTCTGGTTCCCCCGCATTTTTCAAATCATAGGTTTGATCTGCAGGTGTATCTACATCAGGGAAACGACGAACATCGCCGGTGCGGAAAACAATTCTTGAAACATCAGCAAC
This genomic interval carries:
- a CDS encoding glycoside hydrolase family 2 TIM barrel-domain containing protein codes for the protein MKRRFILFLCLTTLFCSLKAQQTEKLYLSGTGNDNTVNWDFFCTAGANSGKWTTIPVPSNWELQGFGKYNYGFNKEENKGKEQGLYKYKFKVPSAWKNKEINVVFEGSMTDTEVKINGQLAGEIHQGSFYVFKYDISKLIKFGADNLLEVKVSKHSANQSVNEAERKADFWIFGGIFRTVYLESLPQNHINRIQIDARADGSLNAQLNYTGDADKVEVELLGKDGKRFGNRFTTPIKKGSKSVKLNHQFSNPALWSSEFPNLYTANFALIKNGKVVHQVSKKIGFRTIEVKERDGVYINGVKMKFKGVNRHSFYPSSGRTTSKKISIADVLLMKEMNMNAVRMSHYPPDGHFLDVCDSLGLFVMDELAGWHGTYDTPTGTKLMKEMMLNDENHPSIIFWANGNEGGHNRELDHLFAEEDLQKRPLIHPWEVFNGFETTHYREFNYGIGNYDHGHNILMPTEFLHGMWDGGHGAGIEDYWNAMWNNPLSAGGFLWDFADQAVVRTDKSGELDTDGNHGPDGIVGPYHEKEGSFFTIKEVWSPVFVEKREMTAGFDGSFTLENRYAFTNLNQCTFNWKLKKLKVGDDAAFKSGKADAPNIKPFEKGKLQVNLPADWRSFDALYLTANAPDGKELFTWSFPITLPKDDAEKIVIKTGSSKVNVKEDAKVYQVSANGIDLTFDKITGLLQKARNAKGIIPFSNGPILQEGVNNFKGFTQKMDGENLVISSKFDKKESWNTLQWTIYPSGWLKMEVKYFPSDYFTTFVGLNFSYPETEIKAVEYKGNGPYRVWKNRIKGTTFGIWKNDYNNSATGEAPWQYPEFKGYYSNMYWCEFIGKQQSFKVVTDQEDIFLRLFTPKKSKDTEYDNMSPTFPDGDISFMNAISAIGTKTQKPETTGPMGMKNIYYDFDKDPDRALNMTLYFDFSLHSSSLRGGTTKQSQ
- a CDS encoding sialate O-acetylesterase produces the protein MVLQREKPINIWGYASPGEKVEVTFAGQKKEALADKNGNWRVVLAQLKTATKPQTMTISGSNKIELTNILVGEVWVCSGQSNMEYAMRKLAKIPKPKNEKLGFPSDEVAKAKNNQIRIFLVNRKTLIKPDSVHKSWSEAKDSALRAFSAVGYFYAKEVQGKLGIPVGMISSAIPGSAIEPWISENAFEQEDYFRNQKVGNDPGKFYPTMIEPLTQFKIRGFLWYQGETNCFLNEKISYAYKMKVLINSWRKAWKENDLPFYYVQIAPFNYSKTKGKVPVDENTEPEFWEAQTQLLRLPNTGMISTNDLTDSNEDLHPTYKWEVGRRLALWALAKTYLRKNDFSGPIYKSVSFKNGKALLDFDNLKATSSSPITGFTIAGNDGKFVNADVVVKDGKVIVSSKEIETPVAVRYNWTENPSGNFYSNGLPALPFRTDNPLTKTFKTN